A section of the Pseudanabaena mucicola str. Chao 1806 genome encodes:
- a CDS encoding cytochrome P450, whose protein sequence is MLGNPQNKEYEQILPPGEMGLPILGQTLQFLFDRSFPDKQYARYGAISKTNLLGRPTVFMIGSEAVEFVLSSHMECFSWKEGWPDNFKMLLGESLFLQDGEEHRRNRRLMMPAFHGQALHGYVSTMEEITQRYLAKWIEKEEFTWFNEFKKLTFEIASQLLIGSNAGDEAEVEQLSKLFTTLTNGLFAIAPFKLPFTTLGKALKARDRLSEHLTKVVTERQQHPTHDVLSMLIQAQDEDGSRFNLEELKAQAMLMLFAGHETTTSMLTWFCLEQGRHPEVLERARQEQFALAETGKLNLEQLGQMPYLEQILQELERLHPPVGGGFRGVIKPFEFNGYYVPKGWLVLYSIIVTHKQSDIYPNPKQFDPDRFSLDRQEHKQKPFSLIGFGGGSRICIGIAFAKLEMKIIAAHLLRDYRWDILPDQNLEPFPIPTLRPKDGLKVKFSRL, encoded by the coding sequence ATGCTTGGCAATCCACAAAATAAAGAATATGAGCAAATCTTGCCACCAGGAGAAATGGGATTGCCAATCCTCGGTCAGACTTTACAGTTTCTATTTGATCGCAGTTTTCCTGACAAACAATATGCTAGGTATGGCGCAATTTCTAAAACGAACCTACTCGGCAGACCAACTGTATTTATGATCGGTTCCGAAGCTGTGGAATTTGTATTGTCTAGTCATATGGAATGCTTCTCTTGGAAAGAAGGCTGGCCAGATAATTTTAAAATGTTGCTAGGAGAATCACTGTTTTTGCAAGATGGCGAAGAGCATCGTCGGAACCGTCGCCTGATGATGCCAGCATTTCATGGTCAAGCCTTGCATGGCTATGTATCCACAATGGAAGAAATCACTCAGCGCTATCTAGCCAAATGGATCGAAAAAGAAGAATTTACTTGGTTCAATGAATTCAAGAAGCTAACCTTTGAAATTGCTAGTCAGCTTTTAATTGGTTCTAATGCTGGCGATGAGGCGGAAGTTGAGCAACTTAGCAAGTTATTTACAACCTTAACCAATGGCTTATTTGCGATCGCGCCATTCAAGTTGCCATTTACGACATTGGGTAAAGCGCTCAAGGCCCGTGATCGCCTATCAGAACATCTTACTAAAGTTGTCACAGAACGGCAGCAACATCCCACCCATGATGTTTTGAGTATGTTGATTCAAGCTCAAGATGAAGATGGAAGCCGCTTTAATTTAGAGGAACTCAAAGCACAGGCGATGCTGATGCTCTTTGCAGGGCATGAGACGACAACCTCCATGCTGACTTGGTTTTGTCTGGAGCAAGGTCGCCATCCTGAAGTACTGGAGCGCGCTCGCCAAGAACAATTTGCTCTTGCGGAAACAGGGAAATTAAATTTAGAGCAACTAGGACAAATGCCATATCTAGAGCAAATTTTGCAGGAATTGGAGCGGTTGCATCCTCCCGTTGGTGGCGGTTTTCGTGGTGTCATCAAGCCATTTGAATTTAATGGCTACTATGTTCCTAAAGGCTGGCTAGTTCTCTATTCGATTATCGTTACTCATAAACAGTCAGATATTTACCCGAATCCTAAGCAGTTTGACCCCGATCGCTTTAGTCTTGATCGCCAAGAGCATAAGCAGAAACCCTTTAGTCTGATTGGCTTTGGAGGAGGATCACGCATTTGCATCGGCATTGCCTTTGCCAAATTAGAGATGAAAATTATCGCAGCACATCTGTTACGGGATTATAGATGGGATATCTTGCCTGATCAGAATCTAGAGCCATTTCCCATTCCCACGCTTCGTCCAAAAGATGGACTGAAGGTGAAGTTCAGTCGATTATAA
- a CDS encoding CHASE2 domain-containing protein, which yields MLANFKKQLMTLSRPKFIGYALVGLIASLSAISTGLRLNEVQTLERQTQSTFFNWRGTIAPPKDVVILAIDDLSLRQGEFYDPKTRPFLEPFRTTTWKRVVYAQVLEKLVKAGAKVVAFDILFVTPGDHGAADDEKLQKAITQYGQYAVFAASYESSLLGEAQILQLASPDSIFKIKPNTLGLINFQSEVTGNIHRLGVTPPADSGLPIFPTFATTILNVAQVSYPKPKGDGIYFFGGADTWLNAQQQIPFYFVVDPENWNSKQLQSGKFFKDKIVLIGATASSKQDIQNSAMGRMPGVEIHANAIATLMQGKSIAELLSTPLQQSIFIFVLVAASGGILCLIKRPNIQILTALGMAISWLGIGYVSFIYTSTILPVAIPAIAIGLNGIALLATGSIAAQIDKVLLRRTLERYVAAPIVEEIVNQPDNFRDLLEGRTIKAAVLFSDIRGFTTLSSSLPAKLLIQQLNSYLGGMVDAILEYQGTIDKFIGDAIMAEFGSPVSRGEKADAMNAIYAALNMRSVLLELRKVWQEDNKIPFSNGIGINYGEVTVGNIGSTRRLEYAVIGDTVNVASRVEGMTKDLGTDIVITSALYEIVKDEIDVVDFGEHALKGRVGNVRLYGVIGLKGSDRKIYEKVQNDLKRHTAVIDILKKGQIPKLRD from the coding sequence ATGTTAGCCAACTTCAAGAAGCAATTAATGACTTTGTCACGACCTAAGTTCATTGGCTATGCATTGGTAGGACTAATCGCCAGTTTGAGTGCGATCTCAACAGGATTGAGGCTCAATGAGGTGCAGACCCTTGAACGACAAACGCAATCGACATTTTTTAATTGGCGCGGGACAATTGCCCCTCCTAAGGATGTTGTGATTCTGGCGATCGATGATCTCTCTCTACGTCAAGGTGAATTTTATGACCCTAAAACTCGTCCTTTTTTAGAACCATTTCGGACAACTACTTGGAAGCGAGTAGTCTATGCTCAAGTTCTCGAAAAATTGGTTAAAGCTGGGGCAAAAGTTGTAGCCTTTGATATTTTATTTGTCACTCCTGGGGATCACGGTGCTGCCGATGATGAAAAACTCCAAAAGGCGATTACTCAATATGGGCAATACGCAGTCTTTGCCGCTAGCTATGAATCTAGCCTACTTGGTGAAGCTCAGATTTTGCAACTTGCTTCTCCTGATTCCATTTTTAAAATTAAACCAAATACTTTAGGGCTGATTAATTTCCAATCTGAAGTAACAGGAAATATTCATCGCTTAGGAGTGACACCTCCAGCAGATAGTGGGCTCCCAATTTTTCCTACTTTTGCGACTACGATTCTCAATGTTGCTCAAGTGAGTTACCCAAAACCGAAAGGCGATGGCATCTATTTCTTTGGAGGTGCTGATACATGGTTAAATGCTCAACAACAGATTCCCTTTTATTTTGTAGTTGATCCTGAGAATTGGAATAGTAAGCAACTTCAGAGTGGTAAATTCTTTAAAGATAAAATCGTCCTAATTGGTGCAACCGCATCATCCAAGCAGGATATTCAAAATTCAGCAATGGGTAGAATGCCAGGGGTTGAAATTCATGCTAATGCGATCGCGACGCTCATGCAGGGTAAAAGCATTGCAGAATTACTCTCCACCCCTTTACAGCAATCTATTTTCATATTTGTATTAGTGGCAGCCTCAGGTGGGATACTCTGTTTGATCAAGCGTCCAAACATTCAGATTTTAACGGCTCTGGGGATGGCGATCTCATGGCTAGGGATTGGTTATGTCAGTTTTATCTATACCAGTACAATCTTGCCTGTTGCCATACCTGCGATCGCGATCGGCTTAAATGGCATTGCGTTACTCGCGACTGGTTCAATTGCAGCTCAGATTGATAAAGTTCTCCTTCGCCGCACTCTAGAGCGCTATGTTGCCGCACCAATCGTAGAAGAGATTGTCAATCAACCAGACAATTTTCGCGATCTTTTGGAAGGTCGCACCATTAAAGCAGCCGTGCTCTTTTCTGACATTCGCGGATTTACCACCCTCTCTAGCAGCTTACCTGCCAAATTATTGATTCAACAACTAAATAGCTATCTTGGTGGCATGGTAGATGCAATTTTGGAATACCAAGGCACAATTGATAAGTTTATTGGTGACGCGATTATGGCAGAGTTTGGTTCGCCAGTATCACGCGGTGAGAAAGCTGATGCGATGAATGCGATCTATGCAGCGCTGAATATGCGATCCGTATTACTTGAACTTCGCAAGGTCTGGCAAGAGGATAATAAAATTCCTTTTTCTAATGGTATTGGCATTAATTATGGTGAAGTTACCGTTGGTAATATTGGTTCTACTCGTCGCCTTGAATATGCCGTGATCGGTGATACGGTAAATGTGGCGAGTCGTGTTGAAGGCATGACTAAGGATTTAGGCACTGATATTGTGATTACGAGTGCTTTATACGAAATTGTCAAAGATGAGATTGATGTAGTCGATTTTGGTGAACATGCTCTCAAAGGTCGGGTTGGCAATGTACGGCTATATGGCGTAATCGGCTTAAAAGGTAGCGATCGCAAAATTTATGAAAAAGTACAAAATGATCTCAAACGTCACACTGCTGTAATTGATATCCTCAAAAAAGGACAGATTCCCAAGTTGCGTGATTAA